A single genomic interval of Meles meles chromosome 9, mMelMel3.1 paternal haplotype, whole genome shotgun sequence harbors:
- the OSGEPL1 gene encoding probable tRNA N6-adenosine threonylcarbamoyltransferase, mitochondrial isoform X3: MLILSKTAGVFSKPSRRKTYEFLRIFNFHPGKPFLHKLVLGIETSCDDTAAAVVDETGNVLGEAIHSQTEVHLKTGGIVPSVAQQLHRENIQRIVQEALSASKVCPSELSAVAATVKPGLALSLGVGLSFSLHLVDQLKKPFIPIHHMEAHALTIRLLNKVDFPFLVLLISGGHCLLALVRGVSDFLLLGKSLDIAPGDMLDKVARRLSLIKHPECSTMSGGKAIEHLAKQGNKLHFDIKPPMQRAKNCDFSFSGLQHVVDRIITQKEKEEGIQKGEILASAAHIAAAVQHTTACHVAKRTHRAILFCKQRRLLSPSNAVLVWQLHGTPARPVCQKTPRLHLLIEKWVYNKK, translated from the exons ATGCTAATACTGAGTAAGACAGCAGGAGTCTTCTCTAAACCATCAAGAAGGAAAACTTAcgaatttttaagaatttttaattttcatccgGGAAAACCGTTTCTTCATAAACTAGTATTGGGAATCGAAACCAGTTGTGATGATACAGCAGCTGCTGTGGTGGATGAAACTGGAAACGTTTTGGGAGAAGCGATACATTCCCAAACTGAAGTTCATTTAAA aACAGGTGGGATTGTTCCTTCGGTAGCGCAGCAGCTTCACAGAGAAAATATTCAGCGGATAGTGCAAGAAGCTCTCTCTGCCAGTAAAGTCTGTCCAAGTGAACTCTCAGCAGTCGCAGCTACTGTGAAACCAGGACTTGCTCTAAGCTTGGGAGTAGGCTTATCGTTTAGCTTACACCTAGTAGACCAGTTGAAGAAACCTTTCATTCCCATTCATCATATGGAGGCTCATGCACTGACTATTAGGTTGTTAAATAAAGTAGACTTTCCCTTCTTAGTTCTTTTGATTTCCGGAGGTCATTGTCTATTGGCTTTAGTGAGAGGAGTTTCAGATTTTCTGCTTCTGGGGAAGTCTTTGGACATAGCACCAGGTGACATGCTTGACAAG GTGGCAAGAAGACTGTCTTTGATAAAACATCCAGAGTGCTCCACCATGAGCGGTGGGAAGGCTATAGAACATTTGGCCAAACAAGGAAATAAACTGCATTTTGATATCAAACCTCCCATGCAACGAGctaaaaattgtgatttttctttttctggacttCAGCATGTTGTTGATAGGATAataacacaaaaggaaaaagaggaag GGATCCAGAAGGGGGAAATCCTGGCTTCAGCTGCACACATTGCCGCTGCGGTACAGCACACGACAGCGTGCCACGTCGCAAAGAGAACTCACCGTGCCATACTGTTCTGCAAGCAGAGACGCTTGTTGTCTCCAAGTAATGCAGTACTG GTGTGGCAGCTGCATGGGACACCTGCACGGCCTGTGTGCCAGAAAACTCCAAGACTGCATCTTCTCATTGAAAAGTGGGTTTACAATAAGAAATGA
- the OSGEPL1 gene encoding probable tRNA N6-adenosine threonylcarbamoyltransferase, mitochondrial isoform X2: protein MLILSKTAGVFSKPSRRKTYEFLRIFNFHPGKPFLHKLVLGIETSCDDTAAAVVDETGNVLGEAIHSQTEVHLKTGGIVPSVAQQLHRENIQRIVQEALSASKVCPSELSAVAATVKPGLALSLGVGLSFSLHLVDQLKKPFIPIHHMEAHALTIRLLNKVDFPFLVLLISGGHCLLALVRGVSDFLLLGKSLDIAPGDMLDKVARRLSLIKHPECSTMSGGKAIEHLAKQGNKLHFDIKPPMQRAKNCDFSFSGLQHVVDRIITQKEKEEGIQKGEILASAAHIAAAVQHTTACHVAKRTHRAILFCKQRRLLSPSNAVLVVSGGVASNLYIRKALEIVTDATECTLLCPPPRLCTDNGIMVA from the exons ATGCTAATACTGAGTAAGACAGCAGGAGTCTTCTCTAAACCATCAAGAAGGAAAACTTAcgaatttttaagaatttttaattttcatccgGGAAAACCGTTTCTTCATAAACTAGTATTGGGAATCGAAACCAGTTGTGATGATACAGCAGCTGCTGTGGTGGATGAAACTGGAAACGTTTTGGGAGAAGCGATACATTCCCAAACTGAAGTTCATTTAAA aACAGGTGGGATTGTTCCTTCGGTAGCGCAGCAGCTTCACAGAGAAAATATTCAGCGGATAGTGCAAGAAGCTCTCTCTGCCAGTAAAGTCTGTCCAAGTGAACTCTCAGCAGTCGCAGCTACTGTGAAACCAGGACTTGCTCTAAGCTTGGGAGTAGGCTTATCGTTTAGCTTACACCTAGTAGACCAGTTGAAGAAACCTTTCATTCCCATTCATCATATGGAGGCTCATGCACTGACTATTAGGTTGTTAAATAAAGTAGACTTTCCCTTCTTAGTTCTTTTGATTTCCGGAGGTCATTGTCTATTGGCTTTAGTGAGAGGAGTTTCAGATTTTCTGCTTCTGGGGAAGTCTTTGGACATAGCACCAGGTGACATGCTTGACAAG GTGGCAAGAAGACTGTCTTTGATAAAACATCCAGAGTGCTCCACCATGAGCGGTGGGAAGGCTATAGAACATTTGGCCAAACAAGGAAATAAACTGCATTTTGATATCAAACCTCCCATGCAACGAGctaaaaattgtgatttttctttttctggacttCAGCATGTTGTTGATAGGATAataacacaaaaggaaaaagaggaag GGATCCAGAAGGGGGAAATCCTGGCTTCAGCTGCACACATTGCCGCTGCGGTACAGCACACGACAGCGTGCCACGTCGCAAAGAGAACTCACCGTGCCATACTGTTCTGCAAGCAGAGACGCTTGTTGTCTCCAAGTAATGCAGTACTG gttGTATCTGGAGGTGTCGCAAGTAACTTATACATCCGAAAAGCTCTGGAAATTGTAACAGATGCGACAGAGTGCACTTTGTTGTGTCCTCCTCCCAGACTGTGCACTGACAACGGCATTATGGTCGCGTG A
- the OSGEPL1 gene encoding probable tRNA N6-adenosine threonylcarbamoyltransferase, mitochondrial isoform X1, producing MLILSKTAGVFSKPSRRKTYEFLRIFNFHPGKPFLHKLVLGIETSCDDTAAAVVDETGNVLGEAIHSQTEVHLKTGGIVPSVAQQLHRENIQRIVQEALSASKVCPSELSAVAATVKPGLALSLGVGLSFSLHLVDQLKKPFIPIHHMEAHALTIRLLNKVDFPFLVLLISGGHCLLALVRGVSDFLLLGKSLDIAPGDMLDKVARRLSLIKHPECSTMSGGKAIEHLAKQGNKLHFDIKPPMQRAKNCDFSFSGLQHVVDRIITQKEKEEGIQKGEILASAAHIAAAVQHTTACHVAKRTHRAILFCKQRRLLSPSNAVLVVSGGVASNLYIRKALEIVTDATECTLLCPPPRLCTDNGIMVAWNGIERLRAGVGVLHNTEGIRYEPKCPLGVDISEEVGEAAIKVPRLKMDI from the exons ATGCTAATACTGAGTAAGACAGCAGGAGTCTTCTCTAAACCATCAAGAAGGAAAACTTAcgaatttttaagaatttttaattttcatccgGGAAAACCGTTTCTTCATAAACTAGTATTGGGAATCGAAACCAGTTGTGATGATACAGCAGCTGCTGTGGTGGATGAAACTGGAAACGTTTTGGGAGAAGCGATACATTCCCAAACTGAAGTTCATTTAAA aACAGGTGGGATTGTTCCTTCGGTAGCGCAGCAGCTTCACAGAGAAAATATTCAGCGGATAGTGCAAGAAGCTCTCTCTGCCAGTAAAGTCTGTCCAAGTGAACTCTCAGCAGTCGCAGCTACTGTGAAACCAGGACTTGCTCTAAGCTTGGGAGTAGGCTTATCGTTTAGCTTACACCTAGTAGACCAGTTGAAGAAACCTTTCATTCCCATTCATCATATGGAGGCTCATGCACTGACTATTAGGTTGTTAAATAAAGTAGACTTTCCCTTCTTAGTTCTTTTGATTTCCGGAGGTCATTGTCTATTGGCTTTAGTGAGAGGAGTTTCAGATTTTCTGCTTCTGGGGAAGTCTTTGGACATAGCACCAGGTGACATGCTTGACAAG GTGGCAAGAAGACTGTCTTTGATAAAACATCCAGAGTGCTCCACCATGAGCGGTGGGAAGGCTATAGAACATTTGGCCAAACAAGGAAATAAACTGCATTTTGATATCAAACCTCCCATGCAACGAGctaaaaattgtgatttttctttttctggacttCAGCATGTTGTTGATAGGATAataacacaaaaggaaaaagaggaag GGATCCAGAAGGGGGAAATCCTGGCTTCAGCTGCACACATTGCCGCTGCGGTACAGCACACGACAGCGTGCCACGTCGCAAAGAGAACTCACCGTGCCATACTGTTCTGCAAGCAGAGACGCTTGTTGTCTCCAAGTAATGCAGTACTG gttGTATCTGGAGGTGTCGCAAGTAACTTATACATCCGAAAAGCTCTGGAAATTGTAACAGATGCGACAGAGTGCACTTTGTTGTGTCCTCCTCCCAGACTGTGCACTGACAACGGCATTATGGTCGCGTG GAACGGTATTGAAAGATTGCGTGCTGGTGTGGGCGTTTTACACAACACAGAAGGCATCCGCTATGAACCCAA ATGTCCTCTTGGAGTAGATATATCAGAAGAAGTCGGAGAAGCTGCCATAAAAGTGCCACGGTTAAAAATGGAcatttga